A window of Oryza glaberrima chromosome 2, OglaRS2, whole genome shotgun sequence genomic DNA:
CCGTGCCCTGTcgcgcgtcgccgcgccgccgtcccgtcgccgtcgcgtcgcccgtcccgtcgccgcgcgccgtccccttggcgcctcgcgccccgcgccctgcagcgccgcgtcgccgtcgcgccgagccccgtgccgagCCACGCCGAGCCCCacgtcgcgccgcccgcccatcgccatcgccgcctgccgcgcgccgcccgtcgcgtcgccatgaGGCCGCCCGCCCCTCTCCCGCGCCCTATAAAACCCCCAgccttcatcttcttcccccACACCCATCCCCCTCcatctttcccctcttccccgcgccgctgcctttgagccgccgcgccgccgccctcggtgCCGCCGCACCGTGCCGGGTGCCGCGCCGCgacttgcgccgccgtcgtcgccgctgtcggtaagccgccgccccccccctcggttcgccgccgttgctgccgGGGAGCgcaagccgagagagagagggaggaagaaagaagccggggagagagaaaaagaaagagaggagaggaaaagaaagaaaagaaaagagagaaaaagaaagaggaaaggaaagaaaagaaaaggagagaaaaggaGAGTGAAAGGGGAAATAAAAATAGGGAGATTAATAAGATagataatttaaaataattagaatttaattatagattagttatagtcgtaaaattgcgaaatttaattatattttggtaATCTCTATGAGTAATCAATTTGCGGTAggaatttagatttatttaagaACTAAATAAATGTGTTGAATTCTTAGGAATTTACTTAGGAGACCCAAAATATCTTAGCTTGAGGAATAGTCCTATTTCGCAAATAATGTAGTTGATATAAAGTTAGCCTCTCGCGCTCGCTTTTCgatttggtttttatttggattttatttgaattctaattgaattcaaatcatttCGTCGCACATAATTCTAGAGctcgagggagttgcggatccgagcgaaggtcaagacccacATGacttcgagcaaggcaagtcatcactattctttgaacatgttgatcccaattacgaaattgttttgtttacaaataaaattgcatgcaatgatgaacatcctacttgtgattatgccatgccttgattattgtttaccccttattccttcgtaaccatgtttacgtatgagtccctagtcaattatgacaattgcttagaaatgctattctagaatcatgcatactcatatttatcaaatactATATGCTTGAGCAATTACCTTTGGGGAAGGTatttgagatgcggcatgtggagacatgagcgccacattgccatgaaattgatgacatgatttgtgaaagaaaaataaagtgaaaacaactattttcgactagggcggacggaggatttgggtggtatctggaaaaggctagtaccgtccccagTCAATTAAGGACTGAGCCAtgagttaagcatgaaacgacccccgtacaaccacacttctcgtatgggtatagacctagcggattagatagccgagcggaggtagtatccctgcatagatggttcacccctgagtgaggcaggtgcgctacggtgggacagccgttgaggtagggccgagaggcgtgccctacatcggtgtcaccattggtaggactgccatgagtgtgtgtgagagagaacttaacttgaaccataatttaatatgtgtgtgagacttctctttcccgggagcgccagaactcctctcactgctagaaacatggacgcctagagtgcatgaggatttaagttcatggagcgggtactgccaatgcgaggttatcgaaaagctttgccgtgacgcgtcccatgtgttgggacgaggctcatgtgttgggcagtcgcggagtgcgggtaaagtgcacatccactgtagtgtgagtaaaccaaatctattcgaatagccgtgctcgcggttattgagcaccgggacgtgtattacacttggctagactctaaattcttaagttgtgtgggatgggatattgcatgatgatttttatgctgttggagccacttcctgagaggcgggaaggtggacgtcctcagaaaaccatgacgactcaatggcgggaagctatccttgggatcacaatggatggtggacagaaccgtcgttgtttaaatgtgaacactggtactaaaatttgattagtcaatgctaggtcttaggtttgtgaaaagaattacaaaactggctttgcgcaaagaaccatagccatcctttgaatacccctatcatgtgcattattgctgtgatggcttgctgggtacggttggtactcacccttgcgatgaagccggagatgaagcttcggaggatccctacgcgtactaccaggagggtgatgaagacgatggcgctcagtaggtcttagttacggtcgttgcctgtggcaatggcgtgccgctgccttaactccgctgccttatctacttctgcttttggaatgtattccggaccgctcggtccgatgatctaagactattcctgcgggcttatgatgtaataattcgcactagactctcgtgtatgtgcatttggtatttcagctatgtactcatgtgtaccagactacttgatccagggaaatggtactgttacacgattgattcctgttataaaaacgggggtccacataCGCCCATCACCGTCGTTGGTTTGCTTGGCCGCTGGTTGCCCGGCACAACGACGTGTGGAGACCGGAGGCTGGACCGTGGGAGCGGCCATGTGGTGGTCGGTGCCCATGGATGCGTAGAGtcgtggagaggagaggagagcacaTATGATGGCGGTGGCTGTGAGGAGGAAGTGCATGGAGGGTTGGAGGCTATGATGATAGGGCTGTTAAGATGCTGAGTTAGGTTTTAGCTTTTATATCCCACTATTACACCATGTTGGGCTTCTTGGGCTTGCAATGAGCTGTATTTTGAGGGATATATACCTCCTTCGGGGGCACACAGGTGGATTTGCTAGACACTTGAGACGTGTGTGGTGGAAAGAACTAGAAGAATGTGCACGCTCTTGCTGCCTCGCCTTGCCTGGTCAGGCAGCACGCGTACGCGACACGCTCGTGGATGGTTCGCCAAAATTGAGGAGAGGCAGcttccttttgcagttttgttttgctaagAAATTCggtgtttgtttttttggaaatatagtTTTTCACACACATTGAATATTCCGATGCGTGGAGCGGCGTAAAGTCCGAATAGGTTACACGCGACTTATCTGATTCGGTTACGCATTATGGAGATCATGCAGGCGCCCTGATCACTCATCttgttatctctatataaaccgagtcGTCGTCTCCTCACAACACACGCAAAAAACtgtctagggtttgcctcctcctttgTACTGTGTCGTCGCTCGTAGTCTACTCTGTCTCGCTCACCAGCGTGCACTGGCGATCGAGAGAGTGGGTTTCTGAAACCTTCACCTTTGACGCTATGCATCGGGAGAAGGTGCTAATAAGGTTTTTAGAAAACACTTCGCGCGACTGCTTGCTAGTCTTCCACGATGGCTCGTCTTCATCTACACGGATGTTGCGTGTTGTCATCAACATCCTATACCACGCATTGTTCATGTGGTGTGTGCTACTCCCCACCCCTGGCAAACCGATCCTCTTCTGCAGCAGAACTAGAATTGTTGGTATGTTTCGGCCATGTTCTATATATTCGATCTATTCGTGTGTAGATGTCTCGTATACATGTCTAGATCACGTGATTCGGTTCTGCTAGTTTACTTGTTTAATGTCATGATctatttacaaaataaattaaatatatatgtgtttatattTCCAACAGTTCCAACTATGAGGATGATGTTGTGGACGGTTTGGAACTTAAAGTGACATGCTAGCCATGGTAACTAGGGAAGCACGGACCAACCCGTGAACCCGCTTGTAGATAAAATTAGTGGGTAACCCTACCAATTTGACATATAAATGGATTTATGGGTCAACTCACTTGCATCTTTAGATGCGGCAAGCTCGTCCACGACGCGGAAACCCACTGGTTACCACTTATTTTACATACTAGGTGAAATCCTGTGTTGCTACGAGAGTTTActatgataacaataagtaaaaataatgtgtaataTAGCTTAAACAACATaagttgatgtgatttaaatttaagttgtatataaaatgatgattcaaatataaaaataaagatgatgtggctttatgagagaataaaagaaggaagataatttagaccatataTCTAAGGGCTTAAAAAGAGATGATATAGCTTAATGAGATAAGAAAATGAtagataatttgaaccatagattaatcatctaaagactaaaaacaattgatgcgatatgacttaatgagaaataacattaattaagtgaggatgaactatataggtatataagatattataaaaaatgatagagagatatattgaaatattatatgaattgtGTGGGATGATTTTACATGCTTAcattttaaatctctaaaatttaataaattatacaattatagataatatagcattcTTGCATGATGCTTAACTGTAATACTACTaattattagtggatgatgatgtaacATATTTGAATTTTAAGTTTTAAGAATTACAATTTTAAGTTTTAAGAATTACAGGGttataaattggaaaaagtacgaattaccctcctgaactatcgcggtcgaccgaattacactcataaaaccggacattttacaccctcaacTAGTTTTACTGGACAAATAACCTCCCTGAATCAATCCGGAGTGGTTTTACGCCtacgtggcagtctagtcagcaatactttttattaaaaaaagtcagtggggcccacctgccagattctatctcctctctctctctttcctcttccacctctctctatctctctcacgCCGAAGGCCGACGAGGAACCCACGCGCCGACGGAGGCCGAGGAcgagcggcgcgccggcggctgCGAGCCTCCTCGCGGCAGAGGCCGAGTATGAGGCGCGCGCCGGTGGACGCCGCCCAATCAAGCTCACGAGCTGGGCCTCAGCGCCGGACTTGTGCAAGAAGATGGCGATGGTCGATGAGCGGCAGCCGGCGCCGGACTTGCGCGAGAAaatggcgagcgcggcggccggacTCATCGTCTTGGAACGACACCCACAAGAAGATGACGAGTCTGCATGTAGTTTTCCTATTTATGTTGATAACAAACCAGaaaagtagcagcagcagtacgCGGCACCAAAATCTCGTCTTCCTCCGTGTACTGATTTGATCCAATCTTCTGAGTGTTTGTTGGCAGCTAGAAGTAGGTTGTTAGGATTTTCCGGGCGTGGCTGACAAAGTGTGAGAAAGCATGACAGCGGCAGCGGGCTCGTCACTGCCTGCGCGCGAgctccggctccgccgccgtTGCATCCGCTTTTACCCGAGTTCCACCGTTGGCGGCCAGGCGAGCGCATGCAGGAGTGCTTCGGCCGACAACGTGCTGCTgtgccgacgaggaggaggacgcccgGCCGGCGAGCTTGACggacttgccgccgccgcccgagctcctCCGTGCGGGAGTACTTCCGCTACCGCGTAGCGACTTGCTGCGATGTTATGCCGACAAGGAGGTGGAGGCCCGGCTGGCGAGCTCGACgggctggccgccgccgcgtgcttcAGCAGCATCCCCTGAGCTCCACCGATGGCCGACGGGCGAGCGCATGCAGGAGTTCTTCGGCACAGCGCGgcgagatagagagaggggaaagagatagagaggagagagaatctggcaggtgggccccaccgacttttttaataaataattgctgactagactgccacgtaAGCGTAAAACCACTCCGGATTGATTCAGGGGGTTATTTGCCCGGTAAAAATAgttgagggtgtaaaatgtccggttttgtggttcatgggggtaattcggtcgaccgcgatagtttagagggtaattcgtacttttttcttataaatttatagtaagAGATGATAAGTAGGTTCGTGAGTGAGCCCGCTTGCATCTCTACGTGTAACCACCAATAATGGGTATACCTATTGTTGATGGTTTTAACTATGAGCTATACCAGAAGCGTATGGTATATTTGAATCTGAAGACCTTTTAGGTGACGTGCATATATaagataaataaattaaaataatgttGTACTTCTAATACGCTTAAAGCATTATACACGGGCATAATTAACATGCGCCGATTTTCTAGTTTATTATGTGGGCCAGTTTCGTACTTCCTGGTTAAGTAAACTAGCCGCAATGTCGACTTTCCAATCCTCATCCGTTCAAATTGAGGTGCACCGTAATGTCGACTGCGCAACCCGCTCGATCAGTAACGAACTGATGAGCTGAGcttggaaaaggaaaaaggccGAAAGGAGATACtccgtagtactccctccgtttcaaaatgtttaacatcattaactttttagtacatgtttgactgttcgtctttttaaaaaaatttgtgaaatatgtaaaattatgtgtacatgaaagtatatttaacaatgaatcaaatgatatgaaaagaataaataattacttaatttttttaataagaagaatggtcaaacacgtgttaaaaaatcaaaaatcaacggtgtcaaacggagggagtataaagcaAGTCAAAGCATCCGCCGACATGTGATTAAACACTTATAACGATTATTTGACATTGAGCAGAGGTCGCTTTTACATACTCCGCACAAAGTCAAACCACATCCATAACACCATAACCAACACGCCGCTTCAGTTTAGCTTTATCGACGTATTCTTCTTCTTCAAACGCATCCAGATGACTTGCGCATTGTTTGACAAGTGTTCCACAGCAAGAAAGACAGAGATTCAGCAATGCAGATTGCAAGTGGCTTTTCAGTAGTCACCATGTTCATAAATAAATTTCAGAATATCGCAGCAGCCTTTGAACTGGTGATCGGCAAACCAGTTGGGCACTTGAGCGTGTCTGCAAACCAACCAAGCATTGGTCAACTGAAGTTGAATCGGCGAGCGTGCAGTTGGTAGCTCGCCCACTGGGGCAGCTACAGCTGCTGCAAACTGCATCTGCAAAATACTCCTAGAACAGGTAAGCTGCACACAGGTGAGCATTGCAGGGGGAGCAGGCTAGTCTGGATAATGCAAATGTCAACGGAGACTGGTATGAAACAATTGAATTAACACAACTGCATCTATAAAATGAGATCTATCTTGGACCTAACAACAGCAAGATCGGCAGAAGATCTCCAAGCTACTAGTAGCATGGACTCTTTGCGTGTGTTGATAACTGATAAAGTGTAGAGTTCCAGAAGTTGACTAACTCCAAACAAATTTCTTTCAATAACATGACAAATATTACTTGGTCCATGGACTCGTGGAGAACCGGTGCGTGGTAAGCCGCAATGCCAACGTCCAACGGTTGGGTTCTTCAGATTAGTCAGACAAAGTCGAGGATAAAGTGCATGATTGAAGAAAAATATGAGGATCAGTGTGTTTCCTTCAACTGTGAACTAAAATATGAGCTATGCAGATAGAACAAACTGAACCGAGAAGATTGTTCCAAAACAGCAATGCATTtatacacaaaaaataatagGGCTCCCAAAATAATACTGTAGTTTCAGTGTCACTACCCTAAGATGATAAGATTCTACTTACTACCAGGCAAGCTTTCTTTGACTTGCTGAATCAGCACCATGGCAGGCGTTGAACCACTTTGacaaaagaggggaaaaaagccCGTGACTTTGCATCAATTCAGTGCCACATGCAAAATTGTAACAGCTCATATGCAGCCTGAATCGCAAACGCCAAAGAAGAAACAATAACCTTGTTTGTTCGATTTCCCCATCAGAAGGATTTTGTTTTGTATTTTGACATGTGGAAATTCGAGACGATAGTGCAATTCCGAAAGAAAAAGGACAACCTATCAAACTCAACGGGCCGTCTCCAAATTTGCTAGAGAATGCAATATGTCGGGAAACAAGTCAACCCAAATATTGTATTCTGTATGTATGGTTGGTATCAAACTAACCAGTATCGCATTTGTCTGTTTGGGCCAACATGATTACAATAGCACACTGCTACACTGAAGAAATGGTAGATTAGTAGGTAAGACAAGTACAAATTGTTTGTTGGAATATCCAGATGTGTGCTTGGACCAAACCAAAATTACATTGTGCCCTACATTATCAAATACTACCAGTGATTGCAATTTTAGAATGAAATTTCATCCCCCGCCGGCAAGCACATATCTCGCCCGAAATTttcgggtttttttttccatttttttgtgaaattggtcaaaaaaaaaattcaaattcttcGAAATTcgtcaaattttcaaaaaaaaaaaggccaaaaaaGTACCGAAATTTCAGAGATTTTGGTTCTTTTGGCCACCCCCGGCAAAAATCACAATGTTGAGATTGCTAACCCTGACTACTACAACACCCAGCTTGATGCATGGCTGAAAAACCACTTTATCTTGTTATTATGCAAACTATGTGGTTTAGACTGTAGAGATTGCCAAAATTAACAAGTGACCAACACCATATCCTTTAACCTTTATCGATTTGTGCAGAAAGAGAACTATAATTAATAGTAacaaagagggaggggagggttcGCGAACCAGTAGAAAACGGCTCTCTTTGCCCTGAGCACGTTGCTCCCGTTCTTCATAAGGATTGGGTTGCTCTGCCCGGTGAGTGCGCGCCCCTCGTGCGTGTGTAGCCTATCTCCTTTCTTCTAGTCGGCGTGCACGCGATCACGCCGCACTTTTCCAACTGCAACTAGTATAGCAAATGCAGTGAGAATTATAAATAAAATCGCATGCTTTTCCAAGTGCAAGTAGGCAAATGCAGCGAGGATTATAAAATTGCATGGAATGGAAGGTGAGCGAAAGGAATACTGAACACATAAACAAGCAAAAACACGATCCATCAGAGCGTCCGGCCTGTGTGCTCGCTTCTCGACCAGTGCTGATTGACCAACCAAAACCTCCGATCACCTTGTCCCGTACTGAAAATGCTCCGTTTTTGACTTGTGCAGAGTTCACTATCGTTGCCACGACCATGGTGACGATGGCATCACACTCCGCCATTGCAATGGACAGATAAATATTCCCCCCCAAGCTCTTTGTCTTCTCCTGCTCCTCCCGATCCCAATCCGCCATTGGTGGGCGCCAAGCTCAGCTcgttgctcttcttcttcttcctcactcGCTGCCCACTCATTGGGAAAAATCCGAGCTCGGATTGAGGTTTCTTGGTAAGACGGACAGCCATGGAAGCGGTGAGGTGTTTTGTGGTGTTGTGcgtggctgtggcggcggcgctggcttCTTTGGGTGGCGGTGCGgttgatgcggcggcggcggcggcggcggcggcgcaggagatGCGGCGAGGCTTCTCGGTGGCGCACGACCGGTCCTACTCGCAGTTCGAGCAGGTGCTGTCCGACCCCACCGGCGTCTTCGCCCTCGGCTTCCTCCGCGTCAACTCCACCATGCTCGACCTCGCCGTGGTCCAcctcccctcctcgttcccGCTCTGGCGCGCCATCCCCGACCGCCCCGCGCAGTGGTCCGCGCCCGCTTCGCTCTCCTTCGACGGCGACCTCGTCCTCACCGACCCCGCCGCCAACAAGGTCCTCTGGTCCGCcggggccgccgccggagccggcggcgaccgcgtgGTGCTCCTCAACACCTCCAACCTCCAAatccagagcggcggcggcggcggcgacggcggctcgtcGCCCGGTATCGTGTGGCAGAGCTTCGATGCCCCATCGGAGACCATCGTGCAAGGCCAGAACCTCACCTCCGCGACGGCGCTCTACACCTCCGACCGCCGCTTCTCCATGCGGATGGGGACCAGCTACTTCGGGCTCTACATCGAGCCGcccgcgtcgtcgtccggcggcggcggcgtcgcggcggcgatgTACTGGAAGCACACGGCGCTGCAGGCCAAGGCCGCGatcgtggacggcggcggcccgaCGTACGCGCGCGTGGAGCCCGACGGCTACCTCGCCATGTACCAGAAGGAAGGGCCACCCGCCGACGTCC
This region includes:
- the LOC127761255 gene encoding PAN domain-containing protein At5g03700-like; translation: MEAVRCFVVLCVAVAAALASLGGGAVDAAAAAAAAAQEMRRGFSVAHDRSYSQFEQVLSDPTGVFALGFLRVNSTMLDLAVVHLPSSFPLWRAIPDRPAQWSAPASLSFDGDLVLTDPAANKVLWSAGAAAGAGGDRVVLLNTSNLQIQSGGGGGDGGSSPGIVWQSFDAPSETIVQGQNLTSATALYTSDRRFSMRMGTSYFGLYIEPPASSSGGGGVAAAMYWKHTALQAKAAIVDGGGPTYARVEPDGYLAMYQKEGPPADVLSFDTFNHGVRALRRMTLEADGNLRAYYWDSTGSRWVLDYTAITDPCGLPSTCGAYAVCVPPSGRCACLANATDVSGCAAANVGGGGGLCGRTGGEVGGLYWEVRRQRVEPANKEFLPFEHSPSAADCEVRCARNCSCWGAVYSNGTGYCYLMDYPAQMMVAADERKVGYFKVRSLEEAAAASGGGRAAGVKAALLAVGVTVLVAAAAFGAYRVWKRRCRTAVDARRQVVADDEGLSPGPYKNLGSFSSVELSSSFRR